Genomic segment of Geminocystis herdmanii PCC 6308:
ATCATCAGCCACGAATCATCACCAGTAAAAATGGGGATGCGGTGTTATTGTCTAAGGAGGATTGGGATAGTTTACAAGAAACCCTTTACTTACAATCGATTTCAGGGTTAGTGGCATCGGTTAAACAAGCTGAGTTAGAGGATGATTGGGTATCGGAAGATGAATTTTTGAGGGCATTAGATGGCGTGGAAAATTGAATTTAGTCGCAAAGTTTTAAAGGATGCGAAGAAGATAAAGTCAGCTAATCTTGACGAGAATCTTAAAAATTTACTCGAAATATTAAAAGTAAATCCTTATCAACCTCCCTATGAAAAACTATCGGGAAATCTTAAAGGATATTATTCAAGAAGGATTAATATTCAACATCGTCTTGTTTATGGTATTGACGAACAAAATCAAGTAGTTAAAGTTGTTTCTATTTGGTCACATTATGAATAACAAAATAATGTCATTTACCGTAATTATCAAAATATTGACTTCTATATATCTTTAAACTCTCTACCGAAGGGAAAAAGTGCTATAGGAATTAGTTTAAAATGTTGTTTCGCAAAGGGTAAACCAATAATCGTTATCGCCAAAATTGCACCGTGAAACAAATGAGATAAAGCAATTTCCCACCCGAAAAAGATTACCCAAATTACGTTAAAAATCATCACAATTAAACTAGATGATTCTTCCCTAACCACATTTGCTTTTCCAAAAGGTGTCATGGTTGCCACCCCAATTTTAATGGTTTGAATACCAAAAGGAATACCGACGATCGTCAAACAAAGAGTTAAACCACCTAAAATGTATCCTAAACCGCTAATAAAACCACCGAAAATCAACCAAATAATATTACCTAATAACGTCATAGTTTAATACCTTAATATTGTACGATCGATTCTTGCTTCTGTCTTCCTATCCACCTGTCCACCTGTCCACCTGTCCACCTGTCTCCTTGTCCACCTGTCCTATTTTTCTCCTGACAACAAATTAGTTTCTTCGGGTTCAAATTTTAGCGCAGCAGAGTTCATACAATAACGTTTTCCTGTGGGTTTTGGTCCATCATCAAAAACGTGTCCCAAATGAGCATCACAAGTGTTACATAAAACTTCTGTGCGTTTCATAAAAAAGCTAACATCGGTTTTGTAAGCAACGCTATCTTCTTTTACTGGTTGCCAAAAACTAGGCCACCCTGTACCTGAATTATATTTGGTGTCAGAAACAAACAACTCATTGCCACAACAAACACATTTATAGATACCTTTTCCTTTATAATCGTGATATTCACCAGTAAAAGCTCTTTCTGTACCGTGTTTACGGGTAACTTGGAATTGTTCGGGAGTTAGGATTTCTTTCCACTCAGTCTCAGTTTTTTTTACTTTTTCTACCATGTTTGTTTGACTAAAATAATTAAGATTTGTAAATAATGTCTTCTCTATTCTAACGTGACTGATGAATAAATTAAAATTGATGAAAGAGAGTCGGTGAATAAAGATGATTAAAAGTAATAAACAAAAGAGACAAGAAATTAAAAAAAATAGACAAAAAAAAGCTGATAAAATTAAGACTAATTATCTTCCTAAAGTTTTAGCTGATCATGAACAGTTACGACATAATAATACCTATGATTTATTACCTAATTTTTATGTTGATAAACCGTTCATTTGTCGAGATTGTGGTTCATCTCAAGTGTGGACTGCTTCACAGCAAAAATGGTGGTATGAGGTAGCAAAAGGTAATATTAATTCTACGGCAGTTCGTTGTCGATCGTGCCGTCAAAAATTACGTTTAATCAAAGAAAATAATCAACAAAAACAACTAATAAATAAGAATAAATAAAATGATTAAAATAACTAAATATTAGGTAAAAATTTAGTCAAATCAAAATTAGTATCAGGGATAGAGGGTTGATTTTTCTGATGACTTAACATGAGTAAAATTCTTTCACTATAATCCACTGATCCCCTGAGATGTTCTTGTAACTTCATTAAACCACCGTTGGCATATTCCTCAAAAATAGTAACTCTTTCTTCCTCTGCGATGACATCATAAGCAGAAATAATTTGGGGATTTTTAGTTTCAGTAATCGCTAAAAGTTTGATTAAAACATCATAACCACGACTACTAAAAACATCTAAACTGATGGGAGAAGGTTCTTTGGCGATCGAGTCTAATGGTAATCTATATTTATGCTTTTTGCCTAATGCCGCCGCAAATGCCATCACATCGGCATAGGTAGAAAACACTCCTTGAGGGTTATCATTATTTAAGATTAAACTTTGTACTAAATTAGCTTTATCTTGAGCAATTTTGATTCTAATAGCCATTATATTAAGTCAAATTCAAAATTATTTTAACAACATTTATTACATTATTTAAAATGATCATAGACAATAAATTAATAAAAATTTCAGCTATCATTTTAGCTGGGGGAAAAAGTTCCCGTATGGGAAAAGATAAGGCTTTATTAGATGTCAATGGAACGTCTTTATTAACAACAATATCTCATGTAGCCCAACAATGCACCGATGAAGTTTATATCGTTACTCCTTGGAGCGAAAAATATCGATCGATCGTACCTGTAGAATGTAATTTTATCAAAGAATTATCAACTTTTCAAGGGGGATTAATGGCATTTTCTGAGGCGTTAAATTATGTGAAAAGTGACTGGATTTTATTATTAGCCTGTGATTTACCTTTTCTCACAGTAAATGAAGTTAAAACATGGGTTAATTATTTACCTTCTGTATCAGAAAAATCGATGGCATTGTTACCAAAAAATGAGAAAGGTTGGGAATGTTTATGCGGTTTTTATCGTGGAAATTGTCAAGAATCTTTACAAAGTTTTATCTCATCAGGAAATAGAGCTTTTCAAACATGGTTAAATAATGAAATAGTAGAAGAATTAAAAGTAGAAAATAAGCAAGTATTATTTAATTGCAATACCCTAGAAGATTACTATAATATTTCTAATTTTTGAACTTGCTTTTACCTCAGTTCGATGCAAGAATGTCTGATAAGGGCAGGTTTCAGGTTTCAGGTTGCAGGTTTCAGACGTAATTTTCAGAAGATTATATAATTCGATCAAAGAATTGAAGATAAAAAAATCAATTAGGATATATTTTTTGTCAATTCTTTAACCCTTTCCGATACCCTTTCCGCAACCTTTACAGCACCAAAAATTTTATGGTTCACTCAGGTAATTCCTAATTCCTAATTCCTAATTTCGGATTAAGTTAATGCTTCAAAAGCAATTCCTTGATCGGTAAAGCCAAAGTTACCTTGAGCAATGCTTTGTCGTTCTTCCTCACCGACATACAGATAACTACCGGGCATGGTTTGGAAACGGAAAATATCATTAGCTTTTTGAGCATCCGCACCATAGGCATAAAATGCTAATCCTTCTTCTACAAAAGTATCGCTAAAATTTGCTAAAATACTTTGACGTTCTTCTTCTCCTACATAAATATATGCACCTGCAAGATCAGTATTGCGGAAACGATAGATAGAGATTAGTTCATCGTTGTCTTGAGTGGCTACTTTAAAGGCTTCTCCTTCCTCTACAAAACTGGTAAAGTTGGTTCGTATGCTTTGACGCTCTTGTTCTCCTACATACATATAAGTACCATCTCCTGTGCGGAAGCGATACATGGGAGTAGTTAACAAGTTGTCGTCTTCTCCCGTATTGTTATTTGTTATTGTATAGGGGGGATCGGTGAATCGAAAATCTAACTCTAGGATGACATCATTTAAACTGCCGTCTTGTAGGTTGTCTTCAATGCCAAAACCGTTTTCCCCTAAAGAGGTAAAATGTCGATCGAGATTGGGATTGGCTTCATTATAGGCAAAATAGGTTGTTGACTGTCCTTGAGAGGTGGCAAAGGTGACAAAGGGTGCATAAATTTCTCCTCCCATGATTTCATAATCTTTATGGATATGGTTATGATCGTGATCACCTTCCATGGCATGATGATGATCCGCATGGGAAGGTAAATCAAGGGAAATTTTGTCAAAATCTGCTCCCATGATTACGGAGGCATAATTAGGATTACTGGGATCGATCGAATCTCCCGTGGTAGGATCAATAATTGTTCCCGAATAGTCTAAAACGGGATAAAAACCGATGTTTAAGGGGTGATTATCTCCGTTAATCAATAAATGAATTTCGGCAGTTAAGGATTTATGAACGAGGGTAGAAGTATCTAGGATGTTAAATCCTTCTGTTTGAGGTACACCAATTTGACCATTTAAGCTCTTAATAGGACCATTTAATTGAGCGGATAAGTCGAAACCTTCGTTAAAAGAAAATTCTACTTGATCGCTGTTGTGCGATCGAAAGAAGTTCTCGTTATCGATCGAATATTCCACATCAGGAGATTGATCCCAAATAGTACCATTAGTTACCTGATAAAAAGCATATTCTTGAGCAGTCTCGACAAAAACATCTCTAACACTATTAATTTTTTCGGCGTTAATGGTAGTAAATAAAGTTGACGCTCTTTCTCTCACTTTTTCTAAATAACCACTGTCATCGGGATTCAATCCTTCGATCGAACCAGTAGCATTGTCCACCGCAAAAATACCGTATTCGATGGGTTCATCCGTGAGAAAATCTGCATTAACATTTAAAACAATGCCGATACCCGAAGTATTTGCACCATTAACCACCTTGAGAATACCAGAGTCATCGGTTTCTAAACTAACGGTTAACTCAGGAGAACTTTCAAACAATTCCGTTAAAATGTTTAAACCTGCTTTTTGAAAGTCATAAAAACTGGATGCTGGTTCATCGGTGACATAAAAGATAGCACTACCATCAGCAACACCATTGCCCTCTAACAATAAGCCAAATTCAGAATCAAATTGTTTAAAGTAGCTTTGAGAAAAGTGAAAAGTAGTCGAAGGCCCATCAGCATACTTTTGAAACAAAATCCATTCATTGGCGACTAAAGGATTCTCATAAAATTCAAAAATCAGAGCCCCTTCTTCCTGTAAGGTTTGTTCTTGTAAGGTAGTCAAAATACTGATCATTTCTTCTCTAGTATCGGGTTTGGCTTTAAATCTGCCCACTAGAGTAATATCAGTGACAGCCCCTAGAGACCCTTTAACGGGATTAATGGTATCTAAAGTTGTAGAAGTAGTTGCGATCGCATCAATTTGACTGATAAAATTTTGATAAGTATTGGTTTTCTCATAAACATCCACATCAGAATATTCATTCCAATACTCCACAATAAAATAATTTAGCGGATTATTCGGGTCTTGATAAGGTTCACTATAGAAATTACCTTCAATAGTTTCCGTCTTGCTTGTATATTGAGCCAATAATTCTTGTAACTGTTCCGCCTTAGAACTATCATCTAAAGTAATATAAATACGGTTAATTACTTGAGGATCAAAGGGAGTGGAAAAATTAACACTATCCGAAGGTGCATTAGGCGCAGGAGCAGGATAATATAAATCTGCATCAGGATCACTTTGATCTGTATTCCAAGGTTGATCTAAAGTAGGATTCCAGTAGTCTGGGGGAGTGAGGGGAAATGCCTCATAATCCTTATAAATAGCTGGATTCCAGTTGCCTCCAGATTCGAGAAAGTCTCCATAATTACCGCTCATGGCGACATAGTAATCAGGGAAGGTATTTTTATAGTCCACAAAACGTTGTTGATTACTCGTGGCATCTTCAGAACCGATCGTCTTATTGTATAAACTACCGTATTGGGCGGCATCTTCAGCCGTATCATAAAAGCGACCAATTCTCGGTTCAGGTAAGGTGAAAAATTCTTCGATACCCCCTTCAGGATAGCCATTTGCAATATCTCTTGACCAAATAGTTAAAAAGACAAGGGGTTCACCTGTCGGACTCGCATTACGATAACCATGACCGTAACCTCTTGGTAAGAAAACTGCTTGACCTGCGGTTAAATGGGCGTAATAAAATTCTTTGATTTTGTCTTTTGCTAAGGCAGGAGGACCATCATATTGAGGAGGTGTTAAAGGATCGCCATTTTCATCGGCAGGAAATTCATACAAATCGTAAGCCTCCTCCGTGGGAGACATTACCCAAGAATCCACTTCTCCTTGCAAAATAATAAACCATTCATCTTCAGCCCAGTGAATATGGGGAATTGGCCCAGCGTTAAAGGGTGTTACCGTAGTACTTACCGTAAAGGGACGATTTAATTCAGATGTACTAATAGCTTCTAATTCTACGGGTAAATCACCATCTCCTGTTAAGGGAGTATTTTCCACATTAATTTTATCAATGTCCACACTGACGGTTAAAAATTGTTGGGCTTCTCCTGCGGGAAATGAATCCCATTGATAAGAGTTGGGTGATTTTAAGGCAGGAATACCGGGATAGAAAGGTAAATCACTTTGATCGGGCAGATTAAGGGGATCATTTCCTGATATAGTTTTAATGAAATCCTCAAAATCGAAATTACGAGTTAAGGGTAAACCGATATTGGAAGGAAATTGAAAACTGGGGGCTTTATTGTAAGACGCATTGGGATTATATCGATCGAAATCTGAAAAAGAAGGAATAATAAATGGTTCTGGAGGAGTAGTTATTGCTAATTGCCCATTAGTACTATTAACTTGAGTACCGTGATGGTGACTACCGTGATCGTGATTTCCTGACATAACTTATCTCTGTGTAGTAATATGAAATTAAAAGTTTTTTGACACCTAAAACTCAACCCCTCCCCATCGATTTTACCTCAGTTCGACAGAAGAAAAATGGTGAAGACAAGACAAGTGGACAATTGGACAAGGAGAGTTTTTAAATTCCTAATTCTTAATTCTTAATTCCTAATTCTTAATTCTTAATTCTTAATTCTTAATTCTTAATTCTTAATTCTTAATTTATAATTTATTTTTCTGCATTAGCAAAAAATTCATTGAGCATACCAAAACAACCGGCCGCTTTATTAAAACCAGCATAAACGCACATAAAAAGTAATAATTCTTCAATTTCTTCTCTGGTTGCACCCTGTTTGAGTGCCATAGCCACATGAGCGCCAAAGGGATTTCCTGCACCAGTTTGATCTTGATTCACCACATCAACAGCGATGGTAATTAAAGCCTTAGTTTTTTGATCAATCAAAGGTAAACCCCAAGCCTCACCAGCAACACGGGTACAAAAATCGCCAAATTTGGGATTAATACTACTTAATCCTGCTTGTAATTCTTGATCATCTAAAACAGCATTTTTATAAGTCATCAATAAAACTCCTATGCAGTGGTAATTAATTTTAATAATTCATCAGGGGCAAAAACATCACGGTAGAAGGTGAGTTGCTCAGTTTTTAAGTAACATCCGCCACGATTTCCACGGCGTACCCAAGTTACGTTTCCTTTAGCGATCGTCTCATTAGTTTCATCATCCACACATTTCCATTCAAAGAAAGTATGTTCACCCCAAAACATGACGATGGGCCAACACATAGTAACCCCTGGTTGTGCAATTAAAGCCCACCAATGTTGCTCTCTTTCCTTTTGTTGATCAAGTCCACGATAAGGACCATCTTGACAGAAATACACCAAATCGGGACGGTATTCTCCTGTTAAAATATCACCTCTACCTTGTCGCAATGCTTCGCAATGAGTCGGCCACCATTCTTTATTTTCTTGCTCAATAATTTCTAAAGTGTAGTTATCATCGATAGGAGGAAGTTCTGCTTCCATTTGTTTGACGATGGCTTCTCCTTTAGCGATGAGTTGTGCTTTTAATTCATCTGGCACTAAATTTGGACGAGAATAATCTGCATCTAA
This window contains:
- a CDS encoding zinc-ribbon domain-containing protein yields the protein MIKSNKQKRQEIKKNRQKKADKIKTNYLPKVLADHEQLRHNNTYDLLPNFYVDKPFICRDCGSSQVWTASQQKWWYEVAKGNINSTAVRCRSCRQKLRLIKENNQQKQLINKNK
- a CDS encoding carboxymuconolactone decarboxylase family protein; protein product: MTYKNAVLDDQELQAGLSSINPKFGDFCTRVAGEAWGLPLIDQKTKALITIAVDVVNQDQTGAGNPFGAHVAMALKQGATREEIEELLLFMCVYAGFNKAAGCFGMLNEFFANAEK
- a CDS encoding antibiotic biosynthesis monooxygenase, whose translation is MSGNHDHGSHHHGTQVNSTNGQLAITTPPEPFIIPSFSDFDRYNPNASYNKAPSFQFPSNIGLPLTRNFDFEDFIKTISGNDPLNLPDQSDLPFYPGIPALKSPNSYQWDSFPAGEAQQFLTVSVDIDKINVENTPLTGDGDLPVELEAISTSELNRPFTVSTTVTPFNAGPIPHIHWAEDEWFIILQGEVDSWVMSPTEEAYDLYEFPADENGDPLTPPQYDGPPALAKDKIKEFYYAHLTAGQAVFLPRGYGHGYRNASPTGEPLVFLTIWSRDIANGYPEGGIEEFFTLPEPRIGRFYDTAEDAAQYGSLYNKTIGSEDATSNQQRFVDYKNTFPDYYVAMSGNYGDFLESGGNWNPAIYKDYEAFPLTPPDYWNPTLDQPWNTDQSDPDADLYYPAPAPNAPSDSVNFSTPFDPQVINRIYITLDDSSKAEQLQELLAQYTSKTETIEGNFYSEPYQDPNNPLNYFIVEYWNEYSDVDVYEKTNTYQNFISQIDAIATTSTTLDTINPVKGSLGAVTDITLVGRFKAKPDTREEMISILTTLQEQTLQEEGALIFEFYENPLVANEWILFQKYADGPSTTFHFSQSYFKQFDSEFGLLLEGNGVADGSAIFYVTDEPASSFYDFQKAGLNILTELFESSPELTVSLETDDSGILKVVNGANTSGIGIVLNVNADFLTDEPIEYGIFAVDNATGSIEGLNPDDSGYLEKVRERASTLFTTINAEKINSVRDVFVETAQEYAFYQVTNGTIWDQSPDVEYSIDNENFFRSHNSDQVEFSFNEGFDLSAQLNGPIKSLNGQIGVPQTEGFNILDTSTLVHKSLTAEIHLLINGDNHPLNIGFYPVLDYSGTIIDPTTGDSIDPSNPNYASVIMGADFDKISLDLPSHADHHHAMEGDHDHNHIHKDYEIMGGEIYAPFVTFATSQGQSTTYFAYNEANPNLDRHFTSLGENGFGIEDNLQDGSLNDVILELDFRFTDPPYTITNNNTGEDDNLLTTPMYRFRTGDGTYMYVGEQERQSIRTNFTSFVEEGEAFKVATQDNDELISIYRFRNTDLAGAYIYVGEEERQSILANFSDTFVEEGLAFYAYGADAQKANDIFRFQTMPGSYLYVGEEERQSIAQGNFGFTDQGIAFEALT
- a CDS encoding DNA phosphorothioation-associated protein 4, whose protein sequence is MAIRIKIAQDKANLVQSLILNNDNPQGVFSTYADVMAFAAALGKKHKYRLPLDSIAKEPSPISLDVFSSRGYDVLIKLLAITETKNPQIISAYDVIAEEERVTIFEEYANGGLMKLQEHLRGSVDYSERILLMLSHQKNQPSIPDTNFDLTKFLPNI
- a CDS encoding YccF domain-containing protein, with the translated sequence MTLLGNIIWLIFGGFISGLGYILGGLTLCLTIVGIPFGIQTIKIGVATMTPFGKANVVREESSSLIVMIFNVIWVIFFGWEIALSHLFHGAILAITIIGLPFAKQHFKLIPIALFPFGREFKDI
- a CDS encoding type II toxin-antitoxin system Phd/YefM family antitoxin; the encoded protein is MEILNASTAKANLFGLVEQVNQDHQPRIITSKNGDAVLLSKEDWDSLQETLYLQSISGLVASVKQAELEDDWVSEDEFLRALDGVEN
- the msrB gene encoding peptide-methionine (R)-S-oxide reductase MsrB, coding for MVEKVKKTETEWKEILTPEQFQVTRKHGTERAFTGEYHDYKGKGIYKCVCCGNELFVSDTKYNSGTGWPSFWQPVKEDSVAYKTDVSFFMKRTEVLCNTCDAHLGHVFDDGPKPTGKRYCMNSAALKFEPEETNLLSGEK
- a CDS encoding Txe/YoeB family addiction module toxin, whose product is MAWKIEFSRKVLKDAKKIKSANLDENLKNLLEILKVNPYQPPYEKLSGNLKGYYSRRINIQHRLVYGIDEQNQVVKVVSIWSHYE
- a CDS encoding molybdenum cofactor guanylyltransferase codes for the protein MIIDNKLIKISAIILAGGKSSRMGKDKALLDVNGTSLLTTISHVAQQCTDEVYIVTPWSEKYRSIVPVECNFIKELSTFQGGLMAFSEALNYVKSDWILLLACDLPFLTVNEVKTWVNYLPSVSEKSMALLPKNEKGWECLCGFYRGNCQESLQSFISSGNRAFQTWLNNEIVEELKVENKQVLFNCNTLEDYYNISNF